From the Lysobacterales bacterium genome, one window contains:
- a CDS encoding alpha/beta hydrolase, which translates to MSALADWRARGRVEHFRGHQVFARVHAMPGVVRPWLLLIHGFPTASLDWHPLWAQLSHEFNLLAPDLLGFGFSDKPADIDYTIAMQADLVVHWCNLLGIANAHVIAHDYGVTVAQELLARDLERRVRGDAGLVDSIAFLNGGLFPESHRPRLIQKLLLTALGPLLSRLLSKRSFASSFSAVFGPDTQPTADEIDAFWALLSERQGRRIAHRLMRYVPERHAQRARWVGALVESQVPMRLINGACDPVSGAHLAQRYRELIREPDIVWLDDIGHYPQVEAPARVHASLRAFWLRIGAVNPAD; encoded by the coding sequence TTGTCGGCGCTGGCCGACTGGCGCGCCCGCGGCCGTGTTGAACACTTTCGCGGCCATCAAGTCTTCGCACGGGTGCACGCGATGCCCGGCGTCGTTCGACCGTGGCTGTTGCTGATCCATGGCTTTCCCACTGCATCGCTGGACTGGCATCCGCTCTGGGCGCAGCTGTCGCACGAATTCAACCTGCTGGCGCCGGACCTGCTCGGCTTCGGCTTTTCGGACAAACCCGCGGATATCGACTACACCATCGCCATGCAGGCCGACCTGGTGGTGCACTGGTGCAACCTGCTCGGCATCGCGAATGCCCATGTCATCGCCCACGACTACGGCGTCACCGTGGCCCAGGAACTGCTGGCGCGGGATCTCGAACGACGTGTCCGTGGCGATGCCGGCCTCGTCGACTCCATCGCTTTCCTCAATGGCGGCCTCTTTCCGGAATCGCACCGGCCGCGCCTGATCCAGAAACTGCTGCTGACAGCGCTGGGTCCGCTGCTCTCGCGGCTGCTGTCGAAGCGCAGTTTCGCGAGCAGTTTCAGCGCCGTGTTCGGTCCGGACACGCAGCCGACGGCGGACGAGATCGACGCGTTCTGGGCTCTGCTGAGCGAACGGCAAGGACGACGCATCGCCCATCGCCTGATGCGCTACGTGCCGGAGCGGCATGCGCAGCGCGCACGCTGGGTCGGCGCCCTGGTCGAATCGCAGGTGCCGATGCGCCTGATCAATGGTGCCTGCGACCCCGTATCGGGCGCGCATCTGGCACAACGCTATCGTGAACTGATCCGCGAGCCGGACATCGTCTGGCTCGACGACATCGGCCACTACCCGCAGGTCGAGGCACCGGCGCGCGTGCATGCATCGCTGCGCGCATTCTGGCTGCGCATCGGCGCCGTCAATCCAGCAGATTGA